Below is a genomic region from Brassica oleracea var. oleracea cultivar TO1000 chromosome C9, BOL, whole genome shotgun sequence.
ACAAAGAGGAGATCCGAGACCGATACAATCCAAAAACGAGAAATAACGATTTATCCCCAAAATTTTTCCAAACCCTAATTTCTCAATTAAACTAAATTCGGTCGAAACCACACAACCAAACCCTTAATAGAGAACAGAGAACATGGAGAGTGATCTTAATCAAGAAATCTAGGAGTTAAAGCTTCGATTTACCTTGACTAGAGCCGAGGGAGCGAGATCGAGAGAGATCGCCTGTAAATCGCCTTTCTCTCCTTAACTTCTTTTTTTTTTCGGTTTCGATGGAAAATGATTTTTTTTTCTACCCCACCCAAACGCATAGCCGACGCACCCACGCAGAAGAAGACACGTGCCTAAGGATTCGATCCGTCTAAACCGTCGCAACGGCCCAGTCCTTCCTCCATTAAGCATAAATATTATTTTTTTATTACACTAATCCTACGGATTTGGTCTAAGGATTGATCAAAATCCACGGTTGCGGGTGCTCTTAACCCTGGAGACCTTTGCTGGTATGCACTTGCTGCTCTGCTTGTTCCAGTTATAAATATTTCTCATATACTCCTATTATTTAGTGTCCGCCTACAATGGTTGTAGTAAGCCCAATAAAATAAGCGTGAGTAAGCCCACTGAAGCCCAATACACTAAGTCTCCTTTCCTCATCTGACCAGTTGCTACTACTCTCGACAGAACAGCTGATTGGCTTTTTTTTTTAATCATTACTAGGGTTCCAATCAGATATCTGCAACAACAAAAATGGCTTTGGCTGGTCGTATCAGATCCGGGATCTCCCTCTTCAAGACCATCGCCGTCTCAGATTCCGTCTCCTCTGCGAGATCTTTTCCCAGTGGACGGCCGCTTATCCCTGCGGTAAATCGTCGAATCTCGACTCCAGTTTACATTTTCTTTTTGTTAGGAATCGATTTGTACAATATCAGTCGATCCGATCATATCATCTGATTGGATTCATAGCCTGAGATGATGTGATTGTCGTATTATTGCTTCCGGAGAATGTTATCAACTAATCTTTACTTTTGAATTTTTTTTTTTTTTTTTTGGGTGGCAGCTAAGAGATTATGCAACAGCTTCAGCTCAGAAAACTGGCAACGTTAAGGTACGTACACTCACACTTGTATGATGTCAATTTTTACTAGCAAAGGATGGTTGCATCTATAGACATTAATGTGTTTCATATATGTAAGAATCGCGAAATGGCTTGGATTTGTTGTGGTTAAGGCATGAAATGAATCGGTGAATAGCTGCATTATGCATTGATGTAGCACGTGGTAGTTTATTTGGATTTTATACTTTGTTTTGGTTTTTATACATTTGTGTAATGTTGTTTTTCAGGTGCCTGTGGCTTTAGTTGGTGAGTCTGGCAACTTTGCTTCGTGGCTGTACATTGCAGCTGTGAAAATGAATTCCTTGGAAAAGATTGAGTCTGATCTTTCTGAGCTTGTTGAGGCTATGAAGACAAGCCCTATTTTCTCACAGTTTACAAAGGATCCATCTGTTCCTAGAGAGACAAGACTGGCTGCTATTGTGGATGTTTGTGACAAAGCAAAGTTTGCTGAACCTACCAAGAACTTCCTCTGTATGTCAATTGAGTTTTTGAATGATTTTTGGTTAACCATGCTGTTTCTTGTGACTGATTTTTTTTTCTTTTTCTTTTCTAAACAGCTTTGTTAGCTGAGAACGGGAAGCTGAAGAACCTAGACGTGATTGTGAAAAAGTTCATGCAGCTGACAACAGCACATAGGGGAGACGTCAAAGTCTTGGTTACCACTGTCATGGTAAGCTAAAGTTTTAACACTGTTATCTTTTAAAAAACCATAACCAAGAGTGTGTATTCATACAATAAATGTTTTGGGACCAACAGCCGCTTCCCCCTGCTGAGGAGAAGGAACTCAAGGACACACTTCAGGAGATCATTGGCGAAGGGAAGAAAGTAACTGTCGAACAGAAGGTATGTGTGATGTGATGGCTCATTGCATGTTTGTTATTAATAATCCGGAATCTAAATGTTGATAATGTATATGGTGGGCAGATTGATCCGAGTATCTACGGAGGGCTAATAGTGGAGTTTCAACAAAAGGTGCTGGATATGTCTATCAGGACAAGAGCACAGCAGATGGAGAGGCTCCTCCGTGAACCTGTTGACCTCAGCAACCTCTGAGTTTCTCCCTAGAAACATGTTTGTGAAGCTGCAACCCAGCTGACAAAATAAACATATGACCCTCTCCACTTGGGAAACAATATATTGTCGTTTTTGAAATTTGCCATTTGTTGTTTGCTTCGAAATAAGCTGTTGGAGATAGGCCCGGGCGTTCTGTTTCGGTCCGGTTGATTCGGATTTTCGGTGTTATGCTCATAAGTACCATTCGGTTTTTACTAATTATCGGATTGGGTTCGGTTCGGTTCCTTCCGGGTTCGGTTTGGATAGGATTTAACCAATGTTTAAAATCGTACAAAAATATATTTTTAAAAACCTCGAAAATTGACCAATTTGCTTTTTCAAAATATATAAATTATTTACAAATCTAATTAAAAATTAGTTAAACTATCTAAATTAACTAAAAAGTATTCAAAATAACAAATAAAACAAACTACAACAATATTTTGAATACTCTAAAATATTTAAACCACCTTAATATATATATAAGAACATTAACATATTTAACTAATTTCGGATATCTTCGAATCCTAATTCGGATTATAACCAAAGTTCTAAATAGTAAGTTCATAAGTCTCATTCGGATATTTTTGTAAAACAGTTCGGATTCGGTTTTGGTTTTTTCGATTCGGGTTAAAGTCGGTACTTCGGGTTGAGTTAAAAACGCCCAGACCTAGTTGGAGATTATTTACGTTTGAGAGAATGTATGCTCAATTTGGTAAACATGATGAGACTTTTGTTTGGTAATATATTTTACTGTTTTACCCTGTGTAAGTAATAGTGAAAACCTAACTCTGTTTTTTTTTAAAAAAAACTTATGTATTAAAACAGAAGTCATAACTTTGGACTTACTAGAAATTTTTATTGGGCTATCAATAATTGGATTTAAGGAATAGATGCTCCATTAGATTTACAGATAGTAAAAATTAAATAGATATAATTTAATGTTGTAATACTATATATGTTAAATATTTAAATATTTGTCGATGTTAACTTTTAAAATTATAAATTTTTTTTTTAAAATAACAAAAATCATATTATCTAACAATGATTAATCTTTATCTTAAACCAATGAAAACAAATTTTAAACTATATAGTTTATTTTAAAAATTAAACAAAAACTAAATGTTTAATTATTTACTCGATAATATAAATCTACGAAGCAAAAAGTTAATTTTTTTAAAAAATTTCTAAATTTGTGAAATGTTGCAATATCTTTGAATAAGACAATAAAATAATATTTTACTAATCTTTATATATATTGTTACGATTTTAATAATGAAATAATAATCTGAAAATATATATATATAAGAAGATACAAATACATGTGAATTAAAATAATTTATTCAATGAAAAAATATATCGTAAACTTATTTTGTTTTAAAAATTAATAGACACATATGTTATAATATATACCAATTTAAAATTGAAAACAAAATATTTATATAAAAATAAGGAAAAACAAAAACCAAATCGATCTAGAACACTAACATTTAAAAAGGAGTTAGCTTTTTGTTTGCATCGGCCATTCATTCATCATCCCTAACCTTAGGAGTTCAACGAAACCGTAGATTCGTCCCGTCGAATAGCGAAGATGCTGCGAATTGCAGGGAGGAGGCTATTGTCTGTTCAGCAGAGATCTTGTACCGCGACCACCTTCGTCCTTTCCCGAGATCATACCATCGACTCCTCTCCCGCCGCCCCCAGATCTGCTCCCTCTGCTGATCTTTCGTCTTTCAATTCTTACCACCGGAGCCTTATAAGAGGTTTGCCCAAATCTAACAACCTTCCCTCTTCTCTCTCTGGATTGATTTTCAATTTTCATTTCAGGTGGTTTGATTGAAATATTCGAATTTTTGTGTTTACTGCGGGAGTAATTGAGATTCCACTTTTCTATCTATCTAACCGATGATCCGCAATGTTAGAGCTTGGTGAACCATTTTAGTTTCATTCTTCGGCTTCCGTGATTGATCGGATACGAATTGACTTGTTCTGAGATTTTTTTGGCCGGACCTGAGATAATCCTAAGAATTTTGGAGGATTAGTTTTCACTGAATTTCATATAATGGTAGAATTTGTTTGGATGAATCTGTTATAATCCTGCATCGAATTTTGTTTTCTCTTTGGAAGCGTACATTAATGTTATATTTCAACATTTTATTCCTTAATTTTATGGAATACTTGTAAGAAAAGATGGCTTTTCTTATTTATGTTTCTCGCTTTTCTTTTAGGTTTAGCTTCTCAAGTCCTTACCCAAGGGAATGAGGTAGGTTTTGCTTCGGAAGTTCCAGCCACGGTGGAGGCAGTCAAGACACCTAACTCAAAGATTGTCTATGACGACCACAACCATGAGCGCTACCCACCTGGTGACCCTAGCAAGCGTGCCTTCGCCTATTTCGTCTTGTCTGGCGGGAGGTTTGTTTACGCCTCTGTTCTCCGTCTTCTTGTTCTGAAGCTCATTGTCAGCATGTCCGCAACTAAAGATGTCCTTGCACTTGCATCCCTCGAGGTTGACCTAGGGAGCATCGAACCGGGAACTACTGTGACAGTGAAGTGGCGTGGAAAGCCTGTCTTCATCAGGAGAAGGACAGAAGACGACATCAAGCTGGCCAATAGCGTGGATCTTGGAACTCTGAGAGACCCGCAAGAAGATGCTGTCAGGGTCAAGAATCCGGAATGGCTAGTGGTGGTTGGAGTCTGCACTCACTTGGGATGCATCCCTTTACCTAACGCTGGTGATTATGGAGGTTGGTTTTGCCCTTGTCATGGTTCACATTATGATATCTCTGGAAGGATTAGGAAAGGTCCTGCACCATACAACTTGGAAGTACCAACCTACAGCTTCTTGGAAGAGAATAAGTTACTCATTGGTTGATGAATAAAAAAGCACAACTGTCAGCTTCATCTGTTTGCGTCTTCTTTCTTTTTCTATATTCCGGCAATTTTAGAGCAAGATTGTCTTGTTTGTTGCTGAATAATAAAAACTTGTCATATTTATTGAACTTGTACTCAATCAGCTCTGTTTTTTGATGATGATAATGGTGATGATGGTGAAAGACTCAGTTCATAGTCTGTGTTCATTCCTTTATAACTCCTATTTGTCCTGTGTATGTGAGAGATCAGTTAGTATCTAAAATTTTCTAGGCTTCAGCATCACAGATTAAGAGTTGTATTTAGTTAATTTTTAACCCCATTCTATTTTTACTCTAAAATAGAGTTTAGAGTAAAAATGTTGGTACTCTATTTCTCACTCTATATTAGAGTGAAAAATTAGTTTACTCCTAATATAGAATAGCTATTTTTTTTGTTCATCATTCTATTTTCCACTTTAAAATAGAGTACCATTGGAACAAACCATCGAAGATGGTCTTGCAACAACACGAGTTGCACACTAAAAATCTGGAGACAAAATATATAGTTTGACCTTTTTATACATGAAATAGATTGGAAAAAAAAACGTTTGACCTTTTAGCGATTGGATCAGGACAATCGCACCCTTAGCTTACCCATACTCAGGTGTCCTGGTGGCAAACACCAAAAGCCAAAGTCCGAGAGTCCCCGTGACCCTTGCAAACTGACAACAGCCATTCCTAATTACAAGACTAAAGCAACCTCTCGTGTTTATCATAAGACACCACTTGCTTAGTTCTATGGATTATTAAAATTTTATTACATGATTTTATGAAAATATGACATCATTAGGACGTGTGAATGGTTAATTATCAGCATCTATAATCCCTATCATCAATGATGTATAAAGTAGAATGATATATTCGTCGTTTGCGTTCTCCACCTAACTCACGATTTCTCTTTCACCAACCCCACACCATTTCTTCTTGTTTTTATCCTCCGATCAAACCAAAGAAGATCATCACTTTCTTGTATCTCCTAATGGCGTCCATTTCCAATCTCGCAAATCTTGCACCCGCCACTGCTACCAACTCCAGATCTTCTTCTACTTCCTCCGTCTTACCAAGATCCTTCCTCAACCTCCGCAGTTTGAACGCTAAGCTTTCCTCTTCTTCTCATCTCTCCCTTCGTCACCACCAAACATCCAGACCTTCCCTCTTGTAAGTCTATCTATTTGTCTCTGTATGCTCTGTTTCGAATCTCAAGTTGGTTCCTTTCGTAGAATAGTTTAATCGGAACTAGAAAAGTTGTTAACTTTGTAATAGTATGGATTCAGAAAAGCTTAGACTATATGTTCCTTTTCTCTGTATAGTCTCTTTCTTGGTCCATTTTTGTAGACTAGTTTAATTGAAAAGTAGAAAGTAATTAACTTTTTTTGATAAGATGGATTAAGACAAGCTAGGACTATATGTGTTGTCTGTGCAGAATCTTTCTCTTGTTTATGATTGTGTCTTGTTTCGCTTTTGGTTTATATTTGCAGTGTGAGGTGTTCAGCCTCTGGTGGAAACGGAAGTGCTGCAAAGAGAACGACTCTTCACGATCTATACGACAAGGAAGGCCAGAGTCCTTGGTATGACAATCTTTGCCGTCCCGTCACTGATCTCCTCCCCTTCATTGCCCGTGGTGTTCGTGGCGTTACTAGCAACCCTGCGGTAACTTTATATAACCATCTCTCTCTCTCTCTCTCTTTGTGCCCTTTAACTTGTCTTAAACTCCTTCACTTGTGTAAAAACCTTTTGCAGATCTTCCAGAAAGCCATATCCACTTCAAATGCTTATAATGATCAGTTCAGGTAACTCCTTTACTACAACATGTATGCATCTTATCTTATTAGGCTTTGTTTTGAGTTATCTTTTTGCTTCTTATGTTTCTTTTAGAGTTTATTTCTGATTTGTTCTATCTTTGATTTTTTTTTATGGAAACTTTATTAGGACGCTTGTGGAATCAGGAAAGGACATTGAAAGCGCCTACTGGGAACTCGTGGTGAAGGATATTCAGGATGCGTGCAAGCTCTTTGAGCCAATCTATGACCAGACAGAAGCTGAGGATGGCTACGTCTCCGTTGAAGTCTCGCCTAGGCTTGCTGATGATACCAACGGCACTGTTGAAGCTGCTAAATATCTTCACAAGGTTGTGGACCGTCGTAACGTCTACATTAAGATCCCTGCTACTGCTCCATGCATTCCTTCCATCAGAGATGTCATTGCTTCTGGAATAAGCGTCAACGTCACGGTAAATGCATATTTTGATGTTCTTATTATCTAAATGTTCCTTTCTCATGTTGGTCTTAACTGATATATCTTTTGCCTGTTCTGTTTCACAGCTTATATTCTCAATAGCTAGATATGAGGCAGTGATCGATGCATATTTGGATGGGCTTGAGGCTTCTGGACTTGATGACCTCTCTAGAGTTACAAGTGTTGCATCTTTCTTTGTGAGTCGGGTGGATACTCTTATGGACAAGATGCTTGAGAAGATTGGTACCCCAGAAGCCTTAGACCTCCGTGGCAAGGTAAAAAGCTAGGTTCATCAATGACAATCTTACACACAGTCACTTGTTATTCTAGTATGATGACACAGGGATGATGTGACTCTTTGCAGGCAGCTGTGGCTCAAGCTGCATTAGCATACAAGCTGTACCAGAAGAAATTCTCAGGACCAAGATGGGAGGCTCTGGTGAAGAAAGGTGCCAAGAAGCAGAGGCTTCTCTGGGCATCGACTAGTGTTAAGAACCCAGCTTACTCTGACACCTTATATGTCGCTCCTCTCATTGGACCTGACACTGTGAGTCATCTTTTTTATTTGTTTAATATTTAGTCTATTATGAAAATCAAAAGGCTGTAGATTTTTGTAAACAAGTGTTTCTTTTTTTAAATTGGGGGTTTAGGTGTCAACCATGCCGGATCAAGCACTGGAAGCATTCATAGATCATGGAACCGTGAAGAGGACTATAGATGCAAATGTGTCGGAAGCAGAAGGGATTTACAGTGCACTAGAGAAGCTGGGAATAGACTGGAACAAGGTGGGAGAACAGTTGGAAGAAGAAGGTGTTGACTCTTTCAAAAAGAGTTTTGAGAGTCTTCTTGGTACACTACAAGACAAGGCCAACACTCTCAAATTAGCCAGCCATTGAATGAACACCAAAAAGAAGCTTGTCTTCACGGTTTGAGTTTGGGTCTTCATTTTGGTTTACGGTGGTAATAAAATAAAAAGAACCTTTGTGCTTTTGTTCTACGGACACTATGCTTTCTAGAGATGTTATAATGGCTTTTGTTTCATGTTCACAATTTGGGTTCTTGTCTTACGGTTCTTGTATGATGGATGTTTAATTTTCAAATACTAAAAAGCTACTTTCGATGTGATGATAAGATTAAACTTTTAATGATATAACTTATAGATTTACAATTAAATATGAACATAAACCAGTGTTAGCTTCTGTTGCTTGGCTTTGTTCTATGGCCAGTGCTTGTTCAATATCAGAATCGTCATTAATAGAGACGAGGAAAAACAAAACAGAAACTAGATGCAGTTTAAGGGCTTGGTTTGGTAAGATTCACGATTGTTACACAAAACTCGTATGTTCATTTGTAAGAAGACCATAGAGTAAGTCCTGTAAACGTATCTTTGCAGTTACCAATGCATCAACTGAGAAACAAAAGGAGGTCAAGAAAGGGCTAAAACATTGTCTTATGACTGTCTAAATATACCTCAGCCCTTTGATATGTTGCTGCCTAGATATCACATACTGAGCCACTGAGTAAACAATGCCTAAAACTCCCAGAAGGCGAACCTGAAACACGTCTGTTATAAGCACGGCTGCAAAGCTAAGTGGCAAAGTCAGCATCGGCGACGGGTCTGAGTTTTTAGTGCTGTAACTCCACACGTATCTGTTGAATATAATGTGACCCGGTGCTGTGAGTATTAAAAGAGCGAGGTTCTTCACCGCAAAGAACCATTCACGCCCTCCAATTTCTACTCCCCAACCTGTGTTTCCACCGAACCAAACTTCTTCCCATACAACGTACAGAGAGGATAAAGCCAAGTATGTTGATATAGCTAGCGTGACGGGGAAGTATCTCTGTTTGTCGCCGAACCCGGATAAGAGATCAGAGTCTTGGTTCAGGAGAAGTAAGATAGGAGCCAGGAAGAAGATCGCTTGGCTTGAGCCGCCGGAGATGTGGATGTTGAGAATTAAGCATATGGCAAAGCACACGATGGTGGCAACGTTGCCAACCGCAGGCATCCAGGCCGCTCCTTCTTCCGACATTTTCTCTATTGCAAAGCTTTGGATCGAGGTGGCCCGGCGTTGCTGCATCAACCTCGTTCGTGTTGGGAACATCCCACTTGCGCCGCCTTGAGTTTTTGACTGACCACTCTTCTCAGAGACTTTCTCACGCAAAAGCGAAGTGAGCTCAAACTTGATCAAGAGAGCTATGAGCATAAAGATCGCTGCATAGAGACCTAGAAGAGATGTTCTTGCACCTTCAATGGCCAACATCGCTGTGACTTTCTTATCCTCCTCCCTTGCATCCCAGCCCCAGGCAGCATTATCCCCGAGATCATTTTTGATTCTAACCTGACCTTCTAACAGATATGTCACTGGAAATAGAGCCACGAGAAGAGCAAACACCCAGGGAAGCAGCTTTGTGCTTGAGGCAGATGGAAAATGGGTGAAGATGACAAAAACCGAGGCACACACCATTGTTACAACAATCAGAGCGTGTAGAACAGCAGCTTGTAGAAAGAACTCTGCAGATATGTAAACACCGAGAGCTAGACCCATGGCAACGGAGTAAAATGCTCTCAGTTCTACCACGTATTTGATTGGGATTAGAGATGTGGCAGCAGCGAGAATCAACAGGAGTGCCACAATCAACAACCAAGATGGCCAAGTCGGTTTGGATGCCATGAATCCGTAGATAGAGATGTCATCAGCTGACTGACGAGCGGCCTTGATCATTTCTGAATGGTAACTCCAGGTCATAGGCATCGGTGGCTGCATCAGAATAAACATGCATCCAGTTGCCACTACCAATACCAAGCTTCTCTTAGCGGACTGCAAAAAAAAAGACGATAATTGCCCTATCAGTGATAAGCAACAACTGAACCATCTCTTACT
It encodes:
- the LOC106313421 gene encoding cytochrome b-c1 complex subunit Rieske-4, mitochondrial-like, which gives rise to MLRIAGRRLLSVQQRSCTATTFVLSRDHTIDSSPAAPRSAPSADLSSFNSYHRSLIRGLASQVLTQGNEVGFASEVPATVEAVKTPNSKIVYDDHNHERYPPGDPSKRAFAYFVLSGGRFVYASVLRLLVLKLIVSMSATKDVLALASLEVDLGSIEPGTTVTVKWRGKPVFIRRRTEDDIKLANSVDLGTLRDPQEDAVRVKNPEWLVVVGVCTHLGCIPLPNAGDYGGWFCPCHGSHYDISGRIRKGPAPYNLEVPTYSFLEENKLLIG
- the LOC106319499 gene encoding transaldolase-like, whose amino-acid sequence is MASISNLANLAPATATNSRSSSTSSVLPRSFLNLRSLNAKLSSSSHLSLRHHQTSRPSLFVRCSASGGNGSAAKRTTLHDLYDKEGQSPWYDNLCRPVTDLLPFIARGVRGVTSNPAIFQKAISTSNAYNDQFRTLVESGKDIESAYWELVVKDIQDACKLFEPIYDQTEAEDGYVSVEVSPRLADDTNGTVEAAKYLHKVVDRRNVYIKIPATAPCIPSIRDVIASGISVNVTLIFSIARYEAVIDAYLDGLEASGLDDLSRVTSVASFFVSRVDTLMDKMLEKIGTPEALDLRGKAAVAQAALAYKLYQKKFSGPRWEALVKKGAKKQRLLWASTSVKNPAYSDTLYVAPLIGPDTVSTMPDQALEAFIDHGTVKRTIDANVSEAEGIYSALEKLGIDWNKVGEQLEEEGVDSFKKSFESLLGTLQDKANTLKLASH
- the LOC106313532 gene encoding ATP synthase subunit O, mitochondrial, with protein sequence MALAGRIRSGISLFKTIAVSDSVSSARSFPSGRPLIPALRDYATASAQKTGNVKVPVALVGESGNFASWLYIAAVKMNSLEKIESDLSELVEAMKTSPIFSQFTKDPSVPRETRLAAIVDVCDKAKFAEPTKNFLSLLAENGKLKNLDVIVKKFMQLTTAHRGDVKVLVTTVMPLPPAEEKELKDTLQEIIGEGKKVTVEQKIDPSIYGGLIVEFQQKVLDMSIRTRAQQMERLLREPVDLSNL